Below is a genomic region from Streptomyces sp. RPA4-2.
TCGGCGTACCAACAGGTCGTCAGCGGCGCCTTCTTGGCCGTGGTGGTCATCGCGCAGACGTGGCTGGGACGTAGACGACGAGTGTTGTGAGGGCCCCGGTTCGGGTGCCGGTTCTCGCGGACCGGATGGGAGTGTGAGGTTCCGTCGTGGTGGCTCGCGCTGGGCCAGCGGCTCGGCGCGTTGTGGGCCAGCGGGGTTCGAGGCGTGGCGACGCCGGTCTTCGACAGGGGACCCGGGAGGTTGTTCCTGCCGTGACGTCCGGTGCGTGTCCGGCCGACGGCGAGCGCGGCCGCCGCGACGCAGACGACTCCGAGGACGGTGAACACCGTGTGGTAACCGGCCAGTGTGGGCTGTCCGGTGCGGTGGTCGAGGCGGGTGGAGAGGACCAATGAGGTGACGGCCCCCGAGAGGCTGCCGCCCACGGTGCGCATCAGCCCGTTGATGGGGTGAGCGTCACGAGGACGGCACGACGATTGTCCGGGTCGGGCTCCTTGACGACGTAGCCGGCCTTGACGAGTGCGGTGACAAGCTGAGTGGCGCCGGCGCTGGTCGTTTCCGTCCTGTCGGCGAGTCGGCGAACCGAGAGCGGGCCCTGTTCCGCGAGGACGCGCAGAGCGCGGGCGTGCGTGAGCGACAGGGCTCCCTGATGACGCGTGGCGCGTCCGCGAAGTCGCGCGTCGGCGGCGCTGGGGCTGTAGGCGGCCCTGGCGAGTTCCGTCAGCGCCGCGCCGCGCTCGGTGCCCGGGGCGGGCGGACGCTCTGCGCCGACTGCGGGAGTCGTCGTCGTGAATGCTTTCTCTCCGCTTCGGGGCGGGGTCGACAAGCTATCGCAAAGTACTTACAGCCCGGGATGAGTACATGCGGTCGTGTACGTGGGCCCTGGACGCAACCAGTCCGTTCTGGTGGGGACTTCGTGCGAGGTCCACGGCTCGCTCGCGGAGATCGACAGGTCACACCATCCGTACGGCGACACCGGCCGCGGCCAGCGCCTCGGTCTCGTCGTCGGGGGCGGACCGGTCCGTCACGACGGCGTGCAGGGCGGAGGCCGGGGTGACGAAAGCGAGAGCGGTGCGGGAGAGTTTGGCGGCCTCGGTGACGGCGATGACACGACGGGCCGAGGCGATCGCGGCGCGCTTGATCGCGGCGTCGGCGAGGTCGTAGGCGGTGAGGCCGTCCGCGACGGTCAGGCCGCAGCACCCGATGACCGCGGTGTCGAAACGCAGGGCGGCCAGCGACGCCTCGGTCAGCGGGCCGGTCAGTGCCAGTTCACCGACACGTGGTTCCCCGCCGGGCAGCAGGAGTTTCAACTGGGGGGCGCCGGTCAGCGCGTTGGCCGCGTGCAGCGACAGCGGCACGACGGTCAGCCGGCGTTGATGGAGGGCGCGGGCGACTTCCAGACAGGTGGTGCCGCTGTCGACGACGACCGACTCGCCGTCCGCGATCAGCGCGGCGACCTCGACGGCGAGCCGCCGCTTGACCTCCAGGCCGTCCTGGGCCCGGAGGGCGAACGGCGGCTCCTCGCCGCGCAGGAGCAGGCTTCGGGCCCCGCCGCGGTATCGCTCCAGGACCCCCTGATCGGCCAGGACCTCCAGGTCGCGGCGGATGGTCATCTCCGAGGCGCCCGTGAGCTCGGCCAGTTCCGCGACGCTCAGGCGACCGGTCTCCCTCACGGCATCGGCGATCTTCTTCAGCCGCTCTGCGCTCATCATGCCTCCATAAGACCACCTCCGGCGATCGCAACGCAACCTTTCGAACATCGAGGTTGTTCGTTATGTTCGTTCGCATGAACAAAACCCTGAAGGCCGGCCGACTGGCCACGTTCGCCTTCTTCGCCATCGTCGGCTTCGACATGGGGATGTGGATCGTCCACATCCCCGCCATCGAGCAGCGCGTCGGCATCAGCCACGCGGTGCTCGGCTGGCTCCTGCTGCTGCTCGGCGCCGGCGCCTTCACGGGCATGCAGCTCATCGGCCCGCTCACCGACCGCTTCGGTGCCCGCACGGTCGTCCCTGCGAGCGCCGTGCTGTGCAGCGCGGCCCTGGTTCTGCCGGGCTTGGCCACCGACGTCTGGACACTGGGCGCGGCACTCGCGGTGTTCGGCTTCTCCAGCGGCTGTCTGGACGTGAGCATCAACACCCACGCCGTGCAGGTCGAGCGCGGCTACCAGCGACCCGTCATGTCCGCCTTCCACGCCCTCTTCTCCATCGGCGGTGTGGCTGCCTCGCTGGTCGGCGCCCTCACCCTGACCCGAGGCTGGAGCCCGGCCACCACCCTGGGTGCCATGGCACTGCTCAGCCTGGGCGCCACCGCCCTCGCCGCGCCCGCCCTGCTTCGCCAGGACCATGCCCGTGACCTCGCCGCCGCCGTCGCCGCGCCCCAGGCCGTCAAAGCCCGGCGCAGGACGCCCCCACGCATCTGGATACTCGCCGCGCTCGCCTTCGCACTCATGCTCTGTGAGGGCGTCGCCAACGACTGGAGCGCGCTGCACCTCAAGGACGTGCTCGACGCGCCCGCCTCGACCGCCGCCCTGGCCTACGGCGCCTACGCCACCGCCATGACCACCGGCCGACTCCTCGCCGACCGGGTGGCCGCACGCCTGGGCACGGTCGCCGTACTGCGCTACGGATCGGCCCTCGCCGCACTCGGCATGACCCTGGCGGCACTCGCGCCCAACGTCCCCATGGCCCTGGCCGGCTGGACCGTCTTCGGCGCCGGTCTGTCCGGCTGCATCCCCCAGCTCTTCAGCGCCGCCGGCCATACCGACCCTGCCGCAGCCGGAGCCAACGTCTCCCGGGTGTCCGGCCTCGGATACCTCGGCATGCTCGCCGGACCCGCGGTGATCGGGCCGCTGACCGAGGTCGTCCCGCTCAATCTCACCTTCTTCCTGCCGGTGGCCTTCTGTGTCACGGCCAGTGTCACCGCCCGCATCCTCAAGACCGCGCCTGTGACAATTGCGGAGGGCGGGACCAGGGAGGCTGACCGGGCGACCGCACGCTAGCGGGTTCGGCGGCGATCCTCCTTGCTCCTCCGGGGCGGTTGTACGTGCTCCGCCGAGCAGGAGAGAAGGTGAGTAGGCCAACTCCGCCAGCTGGGAAGGCGGGTAGAGGCGGCCGGAGCCGAGCCCGGCCAAGTGCACCCTCGTGATCGATACTGTTGGTCAGGTCGACCAGGACCGGTGGCCAAGGCCGCCAAGGACGTCTTCGAGTCCGGAGCCTTCGAGCCCAGAGCCAAGGCCATGAAAGAGGGCCGCAACCCGCGGTGGCGCTTCGGCCATGACCGGCCGGCGGAACCGCGGGCTCTGATCGAGGGCGGTCGCTCCGCTCTTCCGGTTGAATGCTTCTGTGGCACAGGACTTGGACTTCGACGAGGACGACCTGCGGACGCTGGCCGGGCCACGTTCCTTCGAGCGGGGCCGAGCCTATCTGGCCGCGGTGACCGCCGTGGAGGTCGGCGACGGCTGGATCACGGCCACCGTCCAGGGGACGGACGCCTACCAGGTGGAGCTGACCCTGGACGAGCCCGATGGCCTTGCCGGGGAGTGCGCATGCCCGTACGGCATGGAGGGCAACTTCTGTAAGCACCTGGTCGCCCTGGGCCTGGCCGTACTCGCCGAGCCGGAGGCGGTGCCGAGGAAGCGCGGACAGGCAAGGACTCGTGCCCAGGAGTTGGACGCGTGGCTGGGTGCGCTCCCCAAGAACGTGCTGCTCGCCCTGGTGAGGGAACAGGTCGCGCAGGACCGGAAGTTGGCGCGTCGACTGGAGCTGCGGGCGGCGAGCGCCAGCGGAGACCTGGTCGAGGTCCGCGCCTGGATCCGTGAACTCCTCGACACCGCCCCCTTCGCACGGTACGGCTACGTGGAGTACACCGATGCCCGTGCCTACGGCGAACAGGCCTCTCAGGCGGCGTCCGCGATCGCCGCGCTGACCGCCGCCGGGCGGCCCGCGGACGCGATCTCCCTGTCCCGGGAGGCGATGCGCCTGCTGAGCGAGGCGCAGGAGACCATCGACGACTCCGACGGTCACCTGGGCCGAATCGGGGCCGCGCTCGCCGAGGCCCACCACGACGCTTGCCGCGCGGCAAGCCCCGACTCGGACGAGACCGCGCGGTGGCTGGTCGGCCATCTGCTCAGTGACCTGGACGATCTCACCGGCATCGGTCCCCTCGACTACGAGGAAGTCCTCGGCGCACAAGGGATGCACCGGGTAGGGGAGTTGGCCGCTGCGGCATGGCGCCGCAACCGCACCGGCCGGGCTGAGAAGTACCTCATGGAACGGCTGGCCAGGGCGGAAGGAGACGTGGACGGCTGGGTAGCGGTGCACGCGGCCGACCCCGCCCCGGACGGCAGTACCCACCTGACCGTCGCCCGCGAACTGGACACCGCCGGCCGTCCGGAGGAGGCCCTGCGGTGGGCGGAACGCGGCATTGCGGAAACGCACGAGGACGTCACCCCCGACGTCGCCCTGATCGACTACCTTTGCGACCGCTACACCCGCGCCGACCGGCTGCTCGACGCCGTCGCCCTGCGCCGCGTCCAGTTCGCCACCAGCCGCTCCCTGGTCACGTACCAGCAGTTGCGCACGGCGGCACAGGCGACGGGCTGCTGGCAAGCAGAGCGGGAAGGGGCGCTCGTGCTGCTGCGCGCCGACGCCGGGCAGCGACAGCCGTCCTGGTACGGCGGACCGGTCCTGGTCGATGCCCTGCTCGACGACGGGGACATCGACGCTGCCTGGCAGGCCGCGGCCGAAACGCGTGCGCACGACCGTCAGTGGCGCGCCCTCGCCGACCAGGCCCGTTCCGTCCGTTCTGCCGACGCGCTCGAGGTCTACCTACGGTTGATCGAACCGCTCATGAACCAGACGGGCAACGCCGTCTACGAGCGACTGGCCGGCCTGTTGCTGAGCGTGCGCGACTGCCATCACCACCTGGGCACCGAAGACGAGTTCACCGCGTACCTCGCCGCTCTGCGTGCCGACCAGAAACGCAAGCGGAACCTGATGCGCCTCCTCGACCAGAACGGTCTGTGACAAGTCCTCGCCGACCTCGCCAGTTTGACCGGAACGTGGATCACGTTCTCATCGGAGCGCGTCGGAGCAGGGCCCGTTGCGAGAGTCGATCGAGGTCACGCGCTGGTCGCGGCCGTCAACGAGTGGATATGACTGGCCCCGCGACGCATCCGGTCGCTAGCCTCGGCCCCCATGAACCAGCGGCGGCACAAGAAGCTCTCCCGACGTCTCTTCGAAGCCATTCCGAGGGATGACACTGCCGTCGTGAAGGCGCTTCTGCGGGCTGGACTCGACCCGGACCGAGCGGACAGTGAGGGCACCACCCCTCTGTATGAGGCATCCGTGAACGGGAAGACCGAGATCGTCCGTCTGCTTCTGGCGGCTGGGGCTTCTCCGAACGCCGAGAGCAGCGGACTCGGCGCGGAGGGGACGCCCTTGTGCGCGGCCGCCTGCTGGGGGCACACCGAAACAGTGCGCGAACTGTTGGCGCACGGCGCTGATGCGAACCTTCACGAGGATCACGGCACGGGCTGGTCCCCCCTGAAGTGGGCGATCCGCGGCCCCCATCCCGAAACTGCCGATCTCCTCATCGCAGCGGGAGCTACCCCTGGGGGAACTCCGTAGCATCGCCGTTCGCCATCCGGGCTCCCACCGCCGCGATGGATCTCCCCACGAGTCACTTTCACAACAGGCCCCAGGAGGACTCCCTTACGTCGAGTGATCTCGTCTGGTGGGCATCCGCGTGAGGCCGGAGGGAAGTGGAGCGGCTCCGGGGTGAGCTGACGGAGTTCGTTGCCCATGCGTTCGGGTCGTTGCCGAGGCGGGACCAGCGCCGGCGTGGCCACGCCGCTGGCTGGCTGACGCACCGTTCGTCGGCTTGTCCGGCAGCAATGGCCCGAACGGGTGGTGCTGCGTGGACGCGCCGCGGGGGACGGCCGCGGCGGATCGATTCGCCTCGGGGCGGTGCTCCTAGGGTCGGGCCCGCAGCATCCTTTGATCATCTTCGGAAGGGACCCACCCCACCATGAAAATCCGCAACACCGTCGCCGCCGCCTTCGGTGCCTTCGCCCTGGTCCTCGCGCTGCCGGGCTCCGCCCTGTCGGCCACGGGAGACTTCACCTACAAGTACGTCACCGGCCTCGGGCACGAGGAGCGCGTGACCCTGCACGACCCGCACAGCGGCAAGTGCATCAATCTCTACGCGGTCGGCGAGGACGACGTGCCCGCGGGCTACGGTCCGCACAACCAGACCGACACCCCCGTGACCGTCTACCGCGGTTCGAGCTGCACGGGTGACCAGTGGCGGCTCCGCGCGCACGGCAACCCGGCCACCGACCAGCTCGAAGTGCGCTCGGTGCGCTTCGACGCCCCGAACAGCTAGCCAATCCGGCCGGAGGCCGCCTGGTCCGCCGCCGGCAATTTCGTCGAGGCGGCGCATCCGGCCGGCGACTTGGTTGCGCGGGCGGAGCGTGGTGGCCAGGACTCTGTCGGGAGTGGTCGTCTTGTCCGGGCCCCCTGCTTCGCGAGCACGGATGCGCTCACCTCTGCGTTGCTGAAGCCCTGCTTGCTCAAGGTGCTCCGCGCCCGAACCTGGTCCTGGGTGTGAGGAAGAGACTTGCCCTCAACTCGACGGCCGTGACGGCGCTGTGCGCATACCGGTGAAGGAATCCAGCACGTCGTTCATGCCGGTTCCCTCCGTAACTCCTTCGGCCTGAGCAGTTGGCGGCGCCCGCGGCCGGTCTCAACGCCAGCCGCGTCCCGAGACACCGCGCATGTCCCATACCGACGGGGAGCTCAGGGTGGTGAGCGGTGACGCGTGGCCGTCCAGCACACCGGTGGAGCGCATCACGAGCTTGGGCAGGTGGATGTCCTGGCTCAACCGCCCGGTCGGTTCTGTCAGCGAGAGGCCGAGTGACTCGATCCCGTGTATGCGGGACGGGGGCAGATCGCGCACCCACATGGTCACCACCTTCCCCGGCACCGTGGCCAGAGCCGCCTCGATCAGGTCGCACCAGATGTCGTCGTCCACAGCCTCGCACTCCACGATCGTGGTCGGGGTGGGGCCGTCATCGGTGTCCACTGAAGTGCGATGCGCGATCAGGTATCCGACCGTCCCGTTCGAATCCGCCACGAGGTGGAAGTACCGAGCCAGCGGGTTCGCGGCTCGACAGCCGAAGTACTCCTCGTCACGGACCACCCGAACACTGCCGCGGGTGGCAAGCTTGGAGGCCAGCTTCGGCAACTCGGGCGAGCTGGTCGCGAGGGGCCTGATGACCGCTCCCGACCGGGAACCTCGAACGGCCTCCAGGTCTTCCCACGCAACCTGGGGCTTCGCAGGCGCCCCGCGCTCGGCGCCGGCGACCGGCCAGGGTCCGACCGCCGTCCAGCCGTTCATCAGCATGGCCGGTCCGGCCGGCTGGTCGCCGAAGTCGAGCAGCCACGGCACCCCGTCGGCGTGCAGTCGGTCGATGAGCCACTCCAGCATGAGCCCGAACAGCGGTCCACCCCGGTGGGCGGGGGCCACCACCGTGTCGGCAAGACACGGCAACATCACCTTGCCGTGGCCGTCGACCTCCCAGGACGATCCGAAGACTCCGAGCATGCCTACGAGTTCGCTCTCTTCCCATGCCAAGGTGACGTAACGGTCACCCAGGTACGGGTTGTGGGCGAACTTCCAGTCGAGATACGAGGAGTTTCCCTGGGGGCCGCCCTGCCAGAGCATCTCCTGGAACTGGACAACGGCTTGCCGGTCATGCGGCGTGTATCTCGTGATCCGGTAGTCGCTCATGCCCGATCCGCCTCCATGGAGATTCCGCTCCCGCTGTTCTGGCGCCGCTTCTCGATCACGAATTCGCTGATGCTGCGGACTGACTGGAAACGGTCCAAGGACAGGTCGTGTGCAGTGACCTCGATCTCGAACTCTTCCTCCAGGACAACGAACAGTCGAATGAATCCGGCGGAATCGATTTTACCGGACTCAACGAGGTTCGTATCGGCTGTCACTCCCTCCAGGAACAGTTTGTCCCGCAGGTTTTCCAGTATGATGCGGCTGACCTCTTCCTGCTCGGAATATCTGTTCATTTCTCACCCAATCCTCTCGTTGAGAAAAGCCTGCCGGACTGCGAGATGGTCGATCTTTCCGTTGGCGTTCAACGGCAGGGATTCATAGGCACGCCATTGCGAGGGAAGCATGTACTGCGGCAGTTTCGCCGCCAGGGCGGTTCGTAGCTGTGCGGGGGTGGGCCCGGAGCCGGGCAGTGGGACATAGGCCGCACAGATCCGGTTTCCCTCGGCGCCGGGGGCCGGGACGCTGACTACGGCGATGTCCTTCAGCCCGGGCAGGTCCCGCAGCGCGGCCGCGACCTCGTCCAACTCGATACGGTGACCGCTCGACTTGATCTGACGGTCCGCACGCCCGTGGAAGTGGAACACTCCCTGGCCGTCCTCCCTGGCCAGGTCGCCGGTCCGGTACCAGCGCGTGCCTGACCCGGGCGGCCACTCGACGAAGGACTTTTCCGTCA
It encodes:
- a CDS encoding DeoR/GlpR family DNA-binding transcription regulator codes for the protein MMSAERLKKIADAVRETGRLSVAELAELTGASEMTIRRDLEVLADQGVLERYRGGARSLLLRGEEPPFALRAQDGLEVKRRLAVEVAALIADGESVVVDSGTTCLEVARALHQRRLTVVPLSLHAANALTGAPQLKLLLPGGEPRVGELALTGPLTEASLAALRFDTAVIGCCGLTVADGLTAYDLADAAIKRAAIASARRVIAVTEAAKLSRTALAFVTPASALHAVVTDRSAPDDETEALAAAGVAVRMV
- a CDS encoding MarR family transcriptional regulator produces the protein MSTPPRSGEKAFTTTTPAVGAERPPAPGTERGAALTELARAAYSPSAADARLRGRATRHQGALSLTHARALRVLAEQGPLSVRRLADRTETTSAGATQLVTALVKAGYVVKEPDPDNRRAVLVTLTPSTG
- a CDS encoding acyl carrier protein; this encodes MNRYSEQEEVSRIILENLRDKLFLEGVTADTNLVESGKIDSAGFIRLFVVLEEEFEIEVTAHDLSLDRFQSVRSISEFVIEKRRQNSGSGISMEADRA
- a CDS encoding GNAT family N-acetyltransferase, with protein sequence MSDYRITRYTPHDRQAVVQFQEMLWQGGPQGNSSYLDWKFAHNPYLGDRYVTLAWEESELVGMLGVFGSSWEVDGHGKVMLPCLADTVVAPAHRGGPLFGLMLEWLIDRLHADGVPWLLDFGDQPAGPAMLMNGWTAVGPWPVAGAERGAPAKPQVAWEDLEAVRGSRSGAVIRPLATSSPELPKLASKLATRGSVRVVRDEEYFGCRAANPLARYFHLVADSNGTVGYLIAHRTSVDTDDGPTPTTIVECEAVDDDIWCDLIEAALATVPGKVVTMWVRDLPPSRIHGIESLGLSLTEPTGRLSQDIHLPKLVMRSTGVLDGHASPLTTLSSPSVWDMRGVSGRGWR
- a CDS encoding SWIM zinc finger domain-containing protein, with product MAQDLDFDEDDLRTLAGPRSFERGRAYLAAVTAVEVGDGWITATVQGTDAYQVELTLDEPDGLAGECACPYGMEGNFCKHLVALGLAVLAEPEAVPRKRGQARTRAQELDAWLGALPKNVLLALVREQVAQDRKLARRLELRAASASGDLVEVRAWIRELLDTAPFARYGYVEYTDARAYGEQASQAASAIAALTAAGRPADAISLSREAMRLLSEAQETIDDSDGHLGRIGAALAEAHHDACRAASPDSDETARWLVGHLLSDLDDLTGIGPLDYEEVLGAQGMHRVGELAAAAWRRNRTGRAEKYLMERLARAEGDVDGWVAVHAADPAPDGSTHLTVARELDTAGRPEEALRWAERGIAETHEDVTPDVALIDYLCDRYTRADRLLDAVALRRVQFATSRSLVTYQQLRTAAQATGCWQAEREGALVLLRADAGQRQPSWYGGPVLVDALLDDGDIDAAWQAAAETRAHDRQWRALADQARSVRSADALEVYLRLIEPLMNQTGNAVYERLAGLLLSVRDCHHHLGTEDEFTAYLAALRADQKRKRNLMRLLDQNGL
- a CDS encoding ankyrin repeat domain-containing protein; the encoded protein is MNQRRHKKLSRRLFEAIPRDDTAVVKALLRAGLDPDRADSEGTTPLYEASVNGKTEIVRLLLAAGASPNAESSGLGAEGTPLCAAACWGHTETVRELLAHGADANLHEDHGTGWSPLKWAIRGPHPETADLLIAAGATPGGTP
- a CDS encoding MFS transporter; the encoded protein is MNKTLKAGRLATFAFFAIVGFDMGMWIVHIPAIEQRVGISHAVLGWLLLLLGAGAFTGMQLIGPLTDRFGARTVVPASAVLCSAALVLPGLATDVWTLGAALAVFGFSSGCLDVSINTHAVQVERGYQRPVMSAFHALFSIGGVAASLVGALTLTRGWSPATTLGAMALLSLGATALAAPALLRQDHARDLAAAVAAPQAVKARRRTPPRIWILAALAFALMLCEGVANDWSALHLKDVLDAPASTAALAYGAYATAMTTGRLLADRVAARLGTVAVLRYGSALAALGMTLAALAPNVPMALAGWTVFGAGLSGCIPQLFSAAGHTDPAAAGANVSRVSGLGYLGMLAGPAVIGPLTEVVPLNLTFFLPVAFCVTASVTARILKTAPVTIAEGGTREADRATAR